The following DNA comes from Anaerolineae bacterium.
TGCCAGAAGATACCCGCGTGGAGGTGAGAAGGCGCATTGGAGTGGAAGAAGATGCTTTCGTTTTCATGTATGTGGGGCGAATCGTACGATCCAAAGGGGTAGATCTTCTGCTTGACGCTTTCGCCTCCCTGCTTTTGAGATACCCATTCATCCGGCTAGTTATCGTTGGCTCCTCCAAGCTGGAACATGCACCCGAGCCCCAATTTGAGGAGGAGCTCTGGGAACGCGCTCGGAATATGAACGGGCGGGTCCATTTTGTCGGAGGTGTCGAGAATCGAGATATTCCTATGTTCTTGTCGGCGGCGGATGTTGTTGTGCTTCCTACTATCGCAGACGAAGGCGTTCCATTATGTATTCTGGAAGCCATGGCCTGCCAAAAAGCCGTAATTGCGACAGATAAGGGAGGTATTCCAGAAATTCTCCAACACGAGCATTCGGGGCTTCTGTTACCTGCAAATCACGTAGAAGACTTGTTGCCACGAGCTATGGAGAAGCTCATTCTTGATACTTCATTGCGGCAACGATGTGCGCGTAACGCATTGCAATTTATCGAACAGAATTGTACATATGCCCATGTCGCATGCAAATTCGACCAAGTATTGAGGGACGCAAAGATGAGGAGCAGACACAATGGAGGAGATTGAGAACCCCCTGGAGGGAAAACGTATTGCCTTTGTGTTGGGTTCTCGCCGGCCTGCCCCCCCTGTTTCCAGTTCGAATACCGTTTCCTGGCTGGTATCCAGCATGGAGCAACATCTGACTAATCTGGATATTAAAGTTATTTCGCTATGGGATCCTGAGCTTGCCCATGTGCAGTATGATAGAGAACGGTACCTCCATGTGTCCCCCACAACTCTTCCACGATGGTGCT
Coding sequences within:
- a CDS encoding glycosyltransferase family 4 protein, which encodes MTKVAIVLGSLAPVPPVRPIGPALVIYYTVEHLSRGDIRVFANWEPALDSLEYDRTKYHAVKPSPLIVALLQVLHALPYYRIYKPVVSHWFQPHDLSFVAYAMTVPWEVRRYQPDIIVSHVNYSLVFWLRRFCPWATLLYYHHGSNMHLRLTEPHWRKFEKVVDGIISVSQATFDGLVERFGPIHVPTWVIHNGVDTKLFHPMPEDTRVEVRRRIGVEEDAFVFMYVGRIVRSKGVDLLLDAFASLLLRYPFIRLVIVGSSKLEHAPEPQFEEELWERARNMNGRVHFVGGVENRDIPMFLSAADVVVLPTIADEGVPLCILEAMACQKAVIATDKGGIPEILQHEHSGLLLPANHVEDLLPRAMEKLILDTSLRQRCARNALQFIEQNCTYAHVACKFDQVLRDAKMRSRHNGGD